The DNA segment ACAGTCCACATATCAGTTCCTGCTGCAATAGTACTTATTCCTTGAGAAATCTCAAATACTGGATTTGTATGAGAGCCCATTATAAAGAAGTTGACCATATATACAACAAGTTGTCCAAATATAATTGCGAACTGGTTCCATGATACTAGAGTTCCACGTATATTAGAAGGGGCTATTTCTGCTATGTACATAGGACATATTGCAGAAGCAAGACCAACACCAACGCCACCGATTATTCTGTAAAAATTAAATGCTATCAACAATCCAAATGTAGGTTTTCCATAATGAAAGAAAAGAAACTCTGGATAATACGATCCTAAAGCAGAAAGGAAGAAGAAAACACCTGCCAGAAACAAAGAACGTTTGCGACCTAATCTTGTAGCACATAAGCCTGATAAGGCACTACCTATTATACAGCCTATCAATGCACTAGAACATGTTATACCATGTGCAAAATCTGTATATACGAAATTAACGCCTTTCTGAAGAAAAAAAGCTTGTAGACCTTTTTCTGCTCCAGAGATTACTGCTGTATCATATCCGAACAGCAAGCCGCCGATTACAGCGACCATAACAATTGTTACCAAGTAAGTTTTGCTACCTTTCTGACTATATTCCATTGTGTATTAGAGTTTTATATAATATGGTCTTTGGACATTGCCCTCATTTAATGCCATACTATTACTTTTTAGGTTACAAATTTAATAACATTTTATGTAAAAACCACACTAAAGAGATATTTTTTTATTAATTTTGCAACAAAATAATACAAGAGTAAGATGAAAATCATTGATTTAATCAAAAAAGATGTTGATCGCAAGCACTTTTCGTTTGAGGTCTTGCCTCCTTTAAAAGGCACCGGCACCGAAAAGCTCTTCAATACAATAGATAAGCTGAGAGATTTTGAACCTCTGTTTATAAATATAACCACGCATCATAGCGAATATACATATAAGGAACTTGATAATGGATTGCTTGAGCGTCAAAGTGTAAGACGACGTCCCGGCACAATTGCTATTGCAGCTGCCATACAGAACAAATTTGACATTCCTGTACAGCCTCATATAATTTGTAGCGGAGCTACTATTGAGGATATTGAATATGAATTGCTGGATTTGCAATTTCTAGGTATTTCAAATCTACTGCTACTCAGAGGTGATAAAGCAAAAGATGACAAATCATTTAAAGCTACTAACGGTGGACATCTTCATACGACAGATTTAATAAAGCAGGTTAATAAATTCAACGATGGATTCTTTGAAGACGGAACAAAAATCAAATGTTCTGGACAAAAATTTGACTATGGAGTGGCTTGTTATCCTGAAAAGCATGAAGAATCGCCTAACATCGAGATGGATTTGAAATATCTAAAAGAGAAACAAGATCTAGGAGCTGAATATGCGGTTACACAGCTTTTCTATGACAATAATAAGTTCTTCTCGTTTATAAAGCGTGCTAGAGAAATGGGAATAACTATTCCTATTATTCCTGGCATTAAACCTTTTACTAAAACATCACAATTGAATATTGTACCTAAAACATTTCATTGCGATATACCAGATGAACTCGCTAGAGAAGCCATTAAATGCGAAACAGACGATGAAGCAAAGCAATTGGGCATAGAATGGGCAACTTCGCAATGTGAAGAATTGTACAAAGCAGGCGTTCACAGTGTGCATTTTTATACTGTCTCGGCTGTAGATTCGGTTCGTAAAATTGTAAACAAGTTACTCTAAGATGAAATTCAGTGAAGTCATAGGTCAAAGTGAAGCAAAAAACCGTCTGATACAGATTGTTAATGAAAATCGCATACCACATGCCTTATTATTCTGTGGCCCCAAAGGTTGTGGAAAAATGGCACTGGCTATGGCATTTTCATCATATCTACTATGCAAAGACCACAAAGATGAGGATTCTTGTGGTATGTGTAGCCAGTGCGTCATGTTAGGTAAATGGGAACATCCGGACCTACACTTTACTTATCCTGTAATTAGACCTGCCGGAGAATCAGCTGCACATAAGATGATCAGTGATGATTTCAGTACGGAATGGCATGAAATGATTTGCAAGGGAGTCTATTTTGATATGGAGCAATGGCTGGATTACCAGAAAGCGGGTAACCAGCAGGCAAAAATAGGTGTTGGCGAAAGTACAGATTTATTAAAGAAACTAAGTTTGAAGTCGAGTCAGGGTGGATACAAGATATCTCTGATATGGTTGCCAGAGAACATGAATCAGGAATGTGCTAATGCACTGCTGAAATTGTTGGAAGAGCCACCTTCTAAAACAGTATTCATATTAGTATCAGAAGAACCTGAACGACTATTAGAAACAATAAGAAGCCGAACACAACGTTTTGATCTAAAACGAATTGACGATAAAGAAATAGAAGATGGGCTTATTGAAAAGCGTGGAATAGACCAACCTGTAGCCCTACGCATTGCTCACATAGCAAACGGAAGTTGGATGCGTGCACTTCAGGAATTGGACTACGGAAATGAAAACAAGGCCTTTCTTGATATGTTCATCATACTAATGCGAATGGCATACGTTCGCAACGTAAAAGAGCTTGCTAAATGGAGTGAATCTGTATCAAGTTTTGGAAGAGAGAAACAGAAACGTTTCCTTACTTATTTTTTAAGGATGGTGAGAGAGAACTTCGTATACAACTTCAATAAAACAGAGATAAACTACCTTACAGCTGAAGAGGAAGCCTTCTCTAGGAATTTTGCCCGTTTCATAAATGAAGCCAACATAATTCCTATTGCAGATTTGATCAACAAAGCTCAAAGAGATATAATACAAAATGCTAATGGGAAAATAGTCTTTTTTGATTTAGCTTTAAATATGATAGTATTACTAATACAAAAATAAATATATGGATTACAAAAATATGAAATTCAAAATATGCTCAGGATGCGACCGAGGGCTCTGCCATAAAGGTTGCAGTCGTCAAGATAAGCAACTAAATACTTATGATTGGTTAGCTGATGTTCCTGGCAATGCAGAAAGTACAGACCTTGTTGAAGTTCAATTCAAAAATACGCGCAAAGGTTATTTCCATAATGTAAATAATCTGGAGTTGAAAAAGGGTGATATTGTAGCTGTAGAAGCTAGTCCTGGCCACGATATTGGCGTAGTAACACTAACAGGGCGGTTAGTAAAGTTGCAAATCAAAAAGGCCAATCTAAAATCTGCTGATGACATAAAACGCATATATCGTATTGTCAAACCTGTAGATATGGATAAATACGAAGAGGCAAAAGGTAGAGAATATGATACTATGATCCAAAGCCGTGAAATAGCTAAGGGTCTGGGACTGAATATGAAAATCGGTGATGTTGAATACCAAGGTGATGGCAACAAAGCCATATTTTATTATATCGCTGATGAGCGAGTTGACTTCAGACAACTAATAAAAGTTCTAGCTGAGACATTTCACGTCCGAATAGAAATGAAACAAATAGGTGCAAGACAGGAGGCCGGACGTATCGGAGGAACGGGACCTTGTGGTCGTGAACTATGTTGCGCAACATGGATGAAAAGTTTCGTATCTGTAAGTACAAACGCAGCTCGTTTTCAGGACATATCACTTAACCCACAGAAATTAGCTGGTATGTGCGCAAAATTGAAATGTTGTCTAAACTACGAAGTTGATGATTATATTGATGCAAACAAGAGATTGCCTAGTAGAGAAATAATATTGCAAACTACCGACAGTGATTATTACTTGTTTAAATCTGATATACTATCAGGACTTATAACTTACTCTACTGATAAGAATATGCCAGCAAACCTTGAGACGATAACAGGGAAGCGTGCAATGGAAATAATCGAGATGAACAGAAAAGGTGAGAAGCCTCTTTCACTTGAAGAAAACGGTAAAGAGAAGAAAGCTGATGAGCATGTAGACTTGTTAGCTCAAGAAAACATAAACCGCTTTGATAAAAACAGGAAAAACAAAAAGAGGAAGCCACGCAAACCACGCAATATAAATGACAAGCAAGATAATAATAATCCTGAGGCCCAACCAAAACAAAATGATGTGAATAAAAAATAATGATGAAACGCAAGTTTTACATATTATTAGAATCGTTTATTATGATGACAACATTTATGTTGTCATCATGCAATAAACATGTTGTGTATAATAAATACAATCATACACCCATAACAGGTTGGGAGAAAAATGATACATTGAAATTTGATATACCAATAGCCGAAGGAGGCTTTTACAAGCAAGACCTTGGATTACGTATAAACGGTGCTTATCCCTTTATGAGCCTCTGCCTTATAGTAGAGCAAACAATATATCCTAGCAATAAAACTATTGTTGATACACTAAACTGTAGTCTAATCAATAAAGATGGATATGCAAAGGGTAATGGAATAAGTTATTACCAATACAACTTTAACATTTCGCATATAGAATTACACAAAGGAGACTCTATACATGTATGCATAAGGCATAACATGAAACGGGAAATTTTACCTGGAATATCCGACGTAGGATTTTCTCTAGGAAGATAATATTTTTATGTCCTTACAAGATTGCGGCCTGCATCTATCCTCAAAAATATAAAAAGTAAGAACGTAAATCCCCATAATGAAGATCCTCCATAGCTAAAGAATGGCAAAGGTATACCAATTACAGGAGTTAATCCCAAAACCATACCGACATTTATGAATACATGGAATAGAAATATTCCTACTATAGAATAGCCATAGATTCGCCCAAACTTAAATTGTTGCCGCTCTGCAAGGTATATTAAACGTAGAATCAAGGCTAAGAACAATAGTAAGACACCTGCAGATCCAAGGAAACCTTCTTCTTCTCCTACAGTACAGAATATAAAGTCTGTATCTTGCTCTGGGACGAATTTAAGTTTTGTTTGTGTACCATTAAGAAATCCTTTTCCTTCTAATCCACCAGAACCTATTGCTATCTCACTTTGGTGCACGTTGTATCCTGCACCAGCAAGGTCTTCATCCAATCCTAACAGGACATTGATACGCACACGCTGATGAGGTTCCATCACATCATTAAGAACATAATCTGCCGAATAGAAAAATAGTACTGACCCCAAAGCAAACAATACTATATAAAAATAGTTTTTAAAACGGGTACTAAGGGCTTGATAAAACAGGAATCCAATCATTCCAGCTGTCATGAATAGTTGAGCCCAAACGACATCAAATGGTATTACATACGTTGAAAACAGTACGAAGATAAGGGTCAGGCCTATTACATAAAAGATTATATAACGTGCCATTTTAGCCTCTTTACAATATATATGCACCATTGATGCTGTAAAGATCTGCACCAAAAATAATACCACAAATTTACCTACCGAAGTAGTATTACTCAAAATGAGAGTCTCTTCAAAACGTATTCCTACAACAAAATATACTACCAAAGCAACTCCCGTGAACAATATACTCCCGGGCATTCCCTCTCTATAAAACATAAGGAAAAAGGCTAGATAAACCAAAGCAGATCCAGTCTCACGCTGGCCTACAATAAAAAGCATTGGCAAAACGACCATGCCACAAGCACATGCAAAATCTTTCCATCTGCTCATATTAAATCCATAAGAACTCATAAATTTTGCCACGCCTAATGCTGTTGCGAACTTTGCGAACTCTGCCGGTTGCAATCTCAATGGTCCTAATACGAGCCATGAACGTGAACCTTTTATCTCATGAGGATTGAATATCGTTATAAAAAGTAGTAATAACAAAGCTGCATATATAATATATGCATAAGTTTCATAGAATCTATCATCAAGCATCAACAATACAAATCCAAGGCATATTGATGTACCTATCCAGATTATCTGCATGCCTGAACGTGTTCCAAAACTAAATATATCAGTTTCACCAAATGTATAACTTGCTCCACATACACTCACCCATCCAAAAGCAAGTAATACTAAATATATACCGATAGTCCACCAATCTAATGAACCAAGTACTCCCTGTTGTTTACCTGTTCTTTGAGCCATATGCAATACGTCTATTTTGGAATTCTGTAGCTCTTTTCTCTGAACTAGGAGAAAGTTTGCCTGTTATATATTGTTCCATCATAAGTGCACCTATAGGTACACCATAATCAGCACCGAAACCACCATTTTCTACATATACAGCTATCGCTATTTTCGGTTTATTCATAGGAGCAAATCCCATAAATACAGAATGGTCCTGGCCACGATTCTGTGCTGTTCCTGTTTTACCACAAACTAAATAATCTGCTCTATTAGCAGCCTTACAAGAGCCCTTTATAACTGAACTGCGCATACCTGCGACAACAGCTTCATAAGCCCAATGACTAGCCTTAGTATAATGCTTGCGCATATATTCCGGTGCCAAAGGATCTCCTTGTACTTTTCTTACTACATGAGGTATGTAATAATAGCCACGATTAGCTATTGTTGAACATAAATTTGCAATTTGCAACGGTGTGAGATTAACCTCACCTTGCCCAATAGCTATACTTATTACCGTAAGACCATTCCATGATCCTCGGTAAGCTCTGTCATAAAAACTAGCATTTGGTATAAGTCCTCGTTTCTCACCGGGAAGGTCTATCCCTAATTTATACCCTAAGCCCATACTTACCATATAATCTCGCCAAAGGTCCATTGCCTGCTGAACATTCTTATATTTGCGCCTATCAGACATCATATGGTAAAGTCCCCAACAAAAATAGCTATTACATGATGTACTAATAGCATCAGTAAGGTCTAATGGAGATGCATGACCATGACACCCGACATGTAAACCCTTATAATAGAATCCATGATGACATGGAAACATTGTATGAGGTGTTATGATTCCTTCTGTAAGATATGTTAAAGCCTGTGTTGTCTTAAATGTTGAACCAGGTGGATATTGTCCCATAATAGAGCGGTTCAGTAATGGTTTCCAAACATTACGTGTAAGGCTTACTGTATTTTTACTTCTATGGCGGCCAACCAATATTCGCGGATCATATGTAGGTGAAGAAACCATACATAGAACTTCTCCCGTACTTGGTTCTATAGCTACAATAGCTCCTATTTTACCCTGCATAAGTCTTTCTCCAAGAGCCTGGAGATTAAGATCCATGCCTAAAGTTAAATCTTTACCTGGTAACGGTTTTTGGTCTAGTTTACCATTTTGATAACTCCCCTGTATACGGCCATGAGCATCACGGAGAAGAATCTGTATACCCTTTACGCCACGTAGCTGCTTTTCGTAATAACGCTCAACACCTAGTTTTCCAATATAGTCACCTGGCTGATAATAGTTATCTTCCTCTATATCTGCAGGAGAAACCTCGCCTACATCTCCAAGGACATGTGCAGCGTAGCCATACTGATACTGTCTAATCGATCGTTTTTGGACATAAAAACCGGGGAAGCGGAATATCTTTTCTTGAAAAAGACTGAATTCTTTATCAGACAATTGATTCATAAACATCTGCTGTGTAAATCTAGAATAACCAGGATTCTTTGAACGATCTTTTATATCTTTCATTCGTTGAATAAAGAATTCTTTTGTTATGCCTAGACTATTACAAAAGTCTGTTGTATCCAATCTACCACTTTCCTCGTTCATAACAACCATAATATCATAAGAAGGCTGATTATATACCATCAATTTGCCATTACGATCATATATTGCACCTCTTGATGGATATTCTATTTTTTTTAAGAAGGCATTACTATCTGCATTTTTCTTATAGTCATCACTCATTATTTGAAGAGTGAAAAGACGTATAATATAAAGTGCAACAATAGCTATAGCGACTCCGCCAATAACCATTCGCCTATTTTCTAGTTCGTAGTCCTTCATAAAATTGTGTCTCCTTATACTACTTCTTCCTTAGATTTTCAATTACAAGTATAAGAATAACTGTAATTATAGTACTTCCACCTATACACTCTAACCACTGAATCCAATTAAAGAAGTTGAATGTTTCTAATGTAAAGAACACTATATTGTATAATAGATCTAATATCAATACATAATAGAAAAAACGATCCCCACCCATACTTTTCAAGCCTGGTTCAAAATCATCATCACTATCTTGAAGCATAAAAAGATCAAGTATATAAGGTTGGATAAGTCCAATGAAAGTAAGTGACGCAGCTGCAACGCCAGGGGTATTGGCAAACATATCTACAGATAGGCCAAGAAAGAAGCTCCATAGCAATATACTCCAACGCGATGTATTGCGACGGAATAACATCACCAGATAGACATATAACAATGGTGTAGCACAATCAAACAGATGGATGTGATTAAACACCAACGCCTGTGCCAAACATAAAACGATAAAAGTCAAGCTTCGTTTTAATATATCTATAGTCATCTCTTAATAATTACTTTTCTGTTTGAGCGAATCTTTTGCTGCATTTAACAGCAGAACTCTTTCTTTTATATTAGGTTCATCAACGACACAGACATCCCTTAGATTTCCAAAATCAGTAGATAACTGTACTTTGAGCCTATATGAAAGTCCATCATGCGAATTATACGCTTGCAGAATTTTGCCAACAAGGACACCTGCCGGAAAAACTGAAGAATACCCACTTGTGATAATCCAATCACCTAACTTAAAATGAGCATGACGAGGAATATCATCAACAAAAGCCTGCTGACTAGGGCCACCAGACCAATGTAAATAGCCAAAATAGCCACGACCTCGGATGGAACAGCTTATATTTGATTTTGGATTCAATGCAGGAATTACAATAGAATAGTGCTTAGATACCAAATATACAATTCCAACTACTCCATTTCCGCAAACTACTCCCATGTCACTTTTTATTCCATCATCACTACCTTTATCCAACGTTATGAAGTTATCATTTCTATTAACCGAATTGCTTATTACTTTAGCAGGTATCAGATGATACTGACTTAGCATTTGCAACTTGTTACGCTGAACAGATGTAGTATCCTTTGTAATATCGTACATCTGAGCACGTAGTTGATTTACTTGACGCTCAAGGTAGAAATTGCGAAGCATTAGTTCTTTATTAACATGAGTAAGGCTGAAGAATTGTTCTACACTTGAGTTCCATTCATAAACCTTTCCCGCAACAACATTGGCAGAACTTAACCATACACTACCTTGGTAGCTATTATACTGGAATAGCAACACAAAACTGGTTACCTCTAATAATATAAAGAGGAACCAGTGATTATATTTCGCAATAAAATCTAAAAGATTGCGCATATTATCTCATTAGGAAAGAGAAACGGTCAACATTCTTCAATGCGATACCGGCTCCTTTCGCTACGCTGTGCAGAGGATCTTCGTCTATATGAAATG comes from the Xylanibacter oryzae DSM 17970 genome and includes:
- the metF gene encoding methylenetetrahydrofolate reductase [NAD(P)H]; amino-acid sequence: MKIIDLIKKDVDRKHFSFEVLPPLKGTGTEKLFNTIDKLRDFEPLFINITTHHSEYTYKELDNGLLERQSVRRRPGTIAIAAAIQNKFDIPVQPHIICSGATIEDIEYELLDLQFLGISNLLLLRGDKAKDDKSFKATNGGHLHTTDLIKQVNKFNDGFFEDGTKIKCSGQKFDYGVACYPEKHEESPNIEMDLKYLKEKQDLGAEYAVTQLFYDNNKFFSFIKRAREMGITIPIIPGIKPFTKTSQLNIVPKTFHCDIPDELAREAIKCETDDEAKQLGIEWATSQCEELYKAGVHSVHFYTVSAVDSVRKIVNKLL
- a CDS encoding DNA polymerase III subunit — encoded protein: MKFSEVIGQSEAKNRLIQIVNENRIPHALLFCGPKGCGKMALAMAFSSYLLCKDHKDEDSCGMCSQCVMLGKWEHPDLHFTYPVIRPAGESAAHKMISDDFSTEWHEMICKGVYFDMEQWLDYQKAGNQQAKIGVGESTDLLKKLSLKSSQGGYKISLIWLPENMNQECANALLKLLEEPPSKTVFILVSEEPERLLETIRSRTQRFDLKRIDDKEIEDGLIEKRGIDQPVALRIAHIANGSWMRALQELDYGNENKAFLDMFIILMRMAYVRNVKELAKWSESVSSFGREKQKRFLTYFLRMVRENFVYNFNKTEINYLTAEEEAFSRNFARFINEANIIPIADLINKAQRDIIQNANGKIVFFDLALNMIVLLIQK
- a CDS encoding PSP1 domain-containing protein; this translates as MDYKNMKFKICSGCDRGLCHKGCSRQDKQLNTYDWLADVPGNAESTDLVEVQFKNTRKGYFHNVNNLELKKGDIVAVEASPGHDIGVVTLTGRLVKLQIKKANLKSADDIKRIYRIVKPVDMDKYEEAKGREYDTMIQSREIAKGLGLNMKIGDVEYQGDGNKAIFYYIADERVDFRQLIKVLAETFHVRIEMKQIGARQEAGRIGGTGPCGRELCCATWMKSFVSVSTNAARFQDISLNPQKLAGMCAKLKCCLNYEVDDYIDANKRLPSREIILQTTDSDYYLFKSDILSGLITYSTDKNMPANLETITGKRAMEIIEMNRKGEKPLSLEENGKEKKADEHVDLLAQENINRFDKNRKNKKRKPRKPRNINDKQDNNNPEAQPKQNDVNKK
- a CDS encoding gliding motility lipoprotein GldH gives rise to the protein MMTTFMLSSCNKHVVYNKYNHTPITGWEKNDTLKFDIPIAEGGFYKQDLGLRINGAYPFMSLCLIVEQTIYPSNKTIVDTLNCSLINKDGYAKGNGISYYQYNFNISHIELHKGDSIHVCIRHNMKREILPGISDVGFSLGR
- the rodA gene encoding rod shape-determining protein RodA; the protein is MAQRTGKQQGVLGSLDWWTIGIYLVLLAFGWVSVCGASYTFGETDIFSFGTRSGMQIIWIGTSICLGFVLLMLDDRFYETYAYIIYAALLLLLFITIFNPHEIKGSRSWLVLGPLRLQPAEFAKFATALGVAKFMSSYGFNMSRWKDFACACGMVVLPMLFIVGQRETGSALVYLAFFLMFYREGMPGSILFTGVALVVYFVVGIRFEETLILSNTTSVGKFVVLFLVQIFTASMVHIYCKEAKMARYIIFYVIGLTLIFVLFSTYVIPFDVVWAQLFMTAGMIGFLFYQALSTRFKNYFYIVLFALGSVLFFYSADYVLNDVMEPHQRVRINVLLGLDEDLAGAGYNVHQSEIAIGSGGLEGKGFLNGTQTKLKFVPEQDTDFIFCTVGEEEGFLGSAGVLLLFLALILRLIYLAERQQFKFGRIYGYSIVGIFLFHVFINVGMVLGLTPVIGIPLPFFSYGGSSLWGFTFLLFIFLRIDAGRNLVRT
- the mrdA gene encoding penicillin-binding protein 2, which encodes MKDYELENRRMVIGGVAIAIVALYIIRLFTLQIMSDDYKKNADSNAFLKKIEYPSRGAIYDRNGKLMVYNQPSYDIMVVMNEESGRLDTTDFCNSLGITKEFFIQRMKDIKDRSKNPGYSRFTQQMFMNQLSDKEFSLFQEKIFRFPGFYVQKRSIRQYQYGYAAHVLGDVGEVSPADIEEDNYYQPGDYIGKLGVERYYEKQLRGVKGIQILLRDAHGRIQGSYQNGKLDQKPLPGKDLTLGMDLNLQALGERLMQGKIGAIVAIEPSTGEVLCMVSSPTYDPRILVGRHRSKNTVSLTRNVWKPLLNRSIMGQYPPGSTFKTTQALTYLTEGIITPHTMFPCHHGFYYKGLHVGCHGHASPLDLTDAISTSCNSYFCWGLYHMMSDRRKYKNVQQAMDLWRDYMVSMGLGYKLGIDLPGEKRGLIPNASFYDRAYRGSWNGLTVISIAIGQGEVNLTPLQIANLCSTIANRGYYYIPHVVRKVQGDPLAPEYMRKHYTKASHWAYEAVVAGMRSSVIKGSCKAANRADYLVCGKTGTAQNRGQDHSVFMGFAPMNKPKIAIAVYVENGGFGADYGVPIGALMMEQYITGKLSPSSEKRATEFQNRRIAYGSKNR
- the mreD gene encoding rod shape-determining protein MreD, which encodes MTIDILKRSLTFIVLCLAQALVFNHIHLFDCATPLLYVYLVMLFRRNTSRWSILLWSFFLGLSVDMFANTPGVAAASLTFIGLIQPYILDLFMLQDSDDDFEPGLKSMGGDRFFYYVLILDLLYNIVFFTLETFNFFNWIQWLECIGGSTIITVILILVIENLRKK
- the mreC gene encoding rod shape-determining protein MreC, with protein sequence MRNLLDFIAKYNHWFLFILLEVTSFVLLFQYNSYQGSVWLSSANVVAGKVYEWNSSVEQFFSLTHVNKELMLRNFYLERQVNQLRAQMYDITKDTTSVQRNKLQMLSQYHLIPAKVISNSVNRNDNFITLDKGSDDGIKSDMGVVCGNGVVGIVYLVSKHYSIVIPALNPKSNISCSIRGRGYFGYLHWSGGPSQQAFVDDIPRHAHFKLGDWIITSGYSSVFPAGVLVGKILQAYNSHDGLSYRLKVQLSTDFGNLRDVCVVDEPNIKERVLLLNAAKDSLKQKSNY